The genome window GGGTAAAGGTCATACTTGTCCTGTTCACCTTGGGATGCCTCATGCTATGTCAGAGCGTGGGACATCTAGTAGGTGCTTGACACAATTTCATTGAATTAATGACAAAGACCCTTGGAAGATACAGAAAAAGAGGGGAtggactgggcgcggtggttcatgcctctaatcccagcactttgggaggccaaggagggtggatcacctgaggtcaggtaaagaccagcctggcaaactcccgtttctactaaaaatacaaaagccagggatggtggcacacgcctgtagttccacctactcaagaggctgaggtaggagaatcgcttgaacctgggaggtgaaggttgtggtgagccaagattgcgccattatactccagcctgggcagcaacagagcgagactccgtctggaggaaaaaataaaaataaaaagcggGCATGGGCCTGTGACATCCCCATCGTTGGGGGCCGTCTTCCCAGgctctgcccctgccctggctCCACACCCTCTCCCAGGACCCATCACACCTGTGCAATGGCCCCCACAGAAAGACTGAGCTCAAAGTGGCAACCACGTCTGCTTACTTGGAGCCCCAgtgccaagcacagtgcctgcGTGTATTTATCCAATAAATGTGAAATTCTGTCCAGTTTTGCGGTGTTTTTGTGCTGGTGCAATATTGCAGCCCTACTCAATTAAGTGAACATTTCTGGCTGTGTtctgtggctcacaactgtattcccagcactttgggaacccaaggtgggaggatcctttaggccaggcgtttgagaccaacctgggcaacatagcacaaccttgtctctataaaaaattaaaatatggcccggcgcggtggctcaagcctgtaatcccagcactttgggaggccgagacgggcggatcatgaggtcaggagatccagaccatcctggctaatacggtgaaaccccgtctctactaaaaaatacaaaaaactagccgggcgacgaggggggcgcctgtagtcccagctactcgggaggctgagacaggagaatggcgtgaacccgggaggcggagcttgcagtgagctgagagccggccactgcactccagcctgggcagcagagcaagactccgtctcaaaaaaaaaaaaaaaaaaaaaaaaaaaaaattaaaatataaaaacttatgtGAGCCTGGttgcacgtacctgtagtcccagctactcaggaggctgagacagaaggatcacgtgagcacaggaggtcaagcctgcagtgagcaatgGTCGcatcactgcaatccagcctgggccacagagcaagatactGCCTccgaaaaaaaaagccaggcgcagtggctcacatctgtaatcccagcactctgggaggctgaggtgagcggatcacatgaggtcgggagttcaagaccagcctggccaacatggtgaaaaccccatctctactaaaaatacaaaaaaatttagccaggcgtggtggcgggcacctgtaatcccagctactcgggaggctgaggcaggagaatcacttgaacccaggaggtggagattgcggtgagtcgagaccacaccattgcactccagcctgggtgacagagtaagactccatctcaaaaaaaaaaaaaaaagaaaaaaatagcacttccaaccaggcgcggtggcccgctgcaacacagcgagacctgttttctaacagcagcagcagcaacgcACTACCCGGATAAGGCCCCCAGCTACTACTGGTGTCTCCCACTTCCCAGGGCGCTGTCCACGCACGTTTTAAGGACAAGTCTCGTTTACCACATAAAGGTTTTTATTGAACTCAAACTCAGGGGCTCCAAAGCCTGAGGAAAAAGAGGGAGGCTGGGGTTTGCACGCAGAGGCCCAGGCCCCACCCCGAggccccactccccaccccacctacCCTTTTACCCGCTCCTGACTCAACAAGGGTTTCAGCAGCTACCAATCTAAGCTAACCCACTCTAATTAGGTAATCccccgccctcccccctccctgctCTAGCACGTTGCCAAGCCAGGCACCTACCCAGGAGCCGCGGCTGCGAGGCCAGCCCTCCGCTGacttctctccatttctcccaGGGCCTCCCGCTGCCGGCCTGGCCTCCCTCCAACCCACTTCCCACAAGTCTCGAGGGCATGTCACTTCCTCCACCCTGGCCCTCTTCTTCCAGCATCCTCAGCTCCTCCATCCTGCTGCGGCTTCTCCACTATCCTCCCTAAAGGTTCTTCTAGTTCCCTGGCCCCTTATCTTCTGCCCAAATCTCCCACCCCTGCTGGGGCTCCGGGTCAGCGCCGGCCCGCCGCATGGGTCCGCTGGTGGCGGATGAGGTCGGAGCTCTGGGAGAAGGCCTTTCCGCAGTCATCGCACTTGTAGGGCCGCTCGCCGCTGTGCACCCGGTGATGCTGCAGCAGCGTGGAGGAGCGGCAGAAGCCCTTGCCGCACACGGCGCACCTGTAGGGCCGCTCGCCCGTGTGGGAGCGCTGGTGCTGGATGAGCGTGGAGGAGCGATTGAAGGTCTTGCCGCAGTCGGGGCAGCTATAGGTGCGGCCTGGCAGGTGGGTGCGGGCGTGGATGGCCAGCACCGAGCTCTGGCCAAAGCGCTTGCCGCACTCAGGGCACTTGAAGGGCTTCTCCCGGGCGTGGCTGCGGGCATGGGGGATAAGGGCCGACCGCTGGGAGAAGCTCTTGCCGCAGATGCCACAGCTGAAGGGCCTCTGACCGGTGTGCACCCTTTGATGGCTGCGCAGGGACGAGTTCTGGCTATAGCACTTGCCGCACTCCGTGCAGCTGTAGGGCCTCTCGTGGCTGTGGGTGCGCTGGTGTCGCAGGAGGTAGGAGCTGTCGCCAAAGGCCTTGCCACAATGTGGGCACTTGTAGGGCTTCTGGCCAGAGTGAGTGCGCTGGTGGCGAAGCAGGTAAGAGCTGTCAGCGAAGGCCTTGCCGCAACGGGGACATTTGTAGGGTCGCTCGCCAGTGTGGGTACGCTGGTGTTTGATGAGGTCAGAGCTCTGGGAAAAGGCCTTGCTGCAGACCTCACATTTGTAGGGCTTCTCACCGGTGTGAATGCGCTGGTGCTGGATCAGGGTGGAACCCCGCCCGAAGCTCTTCCCGCAGATGCCGCAGATGTTAGGCCGAGGGCCCTGCCCACCCCTGGCCCGGCCACCCCGCCGGCTTGGACCTCGAAGGGCTCCTGTGAGACCCAGGGGATTCTGAAGCATCTCAAACTGTGGTGTAGACAGCAGGGCCCCTGTGGGCATCTCAAAAGGTGGCCCTATGGGCAGGTCACCTGTGGGCTGCTCCCCAAACCCCTGAGTGAAGGAGTCCAGGGGGTGAACTCCTACAGAGATATTCAAGGGACTCTTTTCCTCGGGGTTCAGAAGCATCTCTGCACCCTCCTGGAATTTGGAACTTTGAGCTTCAAATTCTGGGCTTTGGGTTTTGAGCTCAGGGTTCTGGGATTCGTATCTAGAGCTCTCAGATTCATAGCCAGGGCTCCGGGGTTCATAGCCAGGGCTCCGGGGTTCATAGCCAGGGCTTTGGGGTTCATACCTAGGGctctgggattcaaactcagggcTCTGAGAATCTGATTCAGGGCTTCTGGGTGCAAACTCAGGGCTTGGGGGCACAAGCCCAGGGCTTCGGGACTCAAATCCAGGGCTTTCAGGCTCAAATCTGGGGCTTTGGGGTTCAAACTCGGGGCTTTGTGGCTCGAACCCAGGGCTCTGGGGTTCAAGCCCAAATGGTATCTCTTCGACTTCATAGTCCCCAGTGCCTTCTTGCTGAGAAATTTCCTCTTCCTCATTCTCACTCATGTTGCCTGCAGGATCAGAGAATTACAGAAAATCCAGATCGTGTGAGACCTGGAAGGTCATTTGGTCTATTAGCAATCACACACCTCCCACCTCACAAGCAGGGTTGCTAGCCCCTAGACAAGTGCTGAAATTCCCACGCCCCCCTCAGCTGACCCAGGACACCCCAGACCCCGCCTGCCCCTCCTCCGAGTTCCAGGTGTCCCAGCCCCCGGCCCTCGCTCCCTCCCTGGAGCCACAGTCCCTTCTCCTGCGCGCAGATCCACTCCTCGGACGGGCGCTCCCGCCTCACCTCTGAGGGACCCTTCGGGGCTCCTCATTTCGTCAGAACTCTGCACATCCTGGGGCTCGACGCCCCACGGCGACGCCTCCCGCTCCATCCCCGCGGGCTCCCCGTGCAGCGGCGGCGGCGATGGCGGCCGATCCTGCGACCCGGCCTGGGTTGCCCTGAGCCCCGGGGccccgccgcccgcccgcccgccccctCAGCGCCGCCCAAGGGACGCGGCGGCCCAGCCCGAGCCCCCGAGGCCGGACGTCTTGACCCCGCGCCTCTCCTGCGCGCCGGGCCCCTCCCCTGCAggcggccccgccccctcccaaGGTCTCGGCCTCCCCGTGTCCCTCACGGGCCCCCGCGCGTCGCGGCCTCGGGGATGAGGGGCCTCGCGACTACCCCGGCGGCCCCGGCCCCGCTCCCGCCCGAGCCCCCACCGTCTGGCCCCCGGCCCCGGGCTGGGCTGCGCTGTCCAACGGCCGCCCGGCCCCCTCCCCCGCACAGGAAGTGTCCGTCCGCGGCCAGGTCCCCCCGC of Rhinopithecus roxellana isolate Shanxi Qingling chromosome 20, ASM756505v1, whole genome shotgun sequence contains these proteins:
- the ZNF768 gene encoding zinc finger protein 768, producing MEREASPWGVEPQDVQSSDEMRSPEGSLRGNMSENEEEEISQQEGTGDYEVEEIPFGLEPQSPGFEPQSPEFEPQSPRFEPESPGFESRSPGLVPPSPEFAPRSPESDSQSPEFESQSPRYEPQSPGYEPRSPGYEPRSPGYESESSRYESQNPELKTQSPEFEAQSSKFQEGAEMLLNPEEKSPLNISVGVHPLDSFTQGFGEQPTGDLPIGPPFEMPTGALLSTPQFEMLQNPLGLTGALRGPSRRGGRARGGQGPRPNICGICGKSFGRGSTLIQHQRIHTGEKPYKCEVCSKAFSQSSDLIKHQRTHTGERPYKCPRCGKAFADSSYLLRHQRTHSGQKPYKCPHCGKAFGDSSYLLRHQRTHSHERPYSCTECGKCYSQNSSLRSHQRVHTGQRPFSCGICGKSFSQRSALIPHARSHAREKPFKCPECGKRFGQSSVLAIHARTHLPGRTYSCPDCGKTFNRSSTLIQHQRSHTGERPYRCAVCGKGFCRSSTLLQHHRVHSGERPYKCDDCGKAFSQSSDLIRHQRTHAAGRR